One Ricinus communis isolate WT05 ecotype wild-type chromosome 7, ASM1957865v1, whole genome shotgun sequence genomic region harbors:
- the LOC8278441 gene encoding BAHD acyltransferase At5g47980: MEINVKIIKKDIIKPSSPTPNHLRIFKLSLLDQLSPAAYGSMLLVYSINKPSTAIDKSQLLKRSLSETLTRFYPLAGKIKDNSAVECNDDGAVYLEAQVDCLLSKLLEKPDDHQVIRNLIPAEHIQSLSETQAGCLLLVQATFFACGGLAIGVCISHKLADARTVCTFIQGWAAAALGTDHEAVRPKFNVSSIFPPQNLPSELAVKLNEEKCVTKRYVFHASGIATLKDKAASESVRHPTRVEAVTALIWKCAMKASRSNSKQPKMSVLAQSVNIRKKLVPPLSEYSIGNLMGHFALRATENEVELGTLVTKMRKGIQEFGENYVKKLQEGNALKAVFEALKEMGSLLHGGSTEFYITSSLCRFPFYGIDFGWGKPAWVVPPRDPIKNIISLIDARDGNGIEAWVTLKEEDMAIFERDQELLAVASLNPSVLHIIMPMSCL; encoded by the coding sequence ATGGAGATCAACGTGAAGATCATCAAGAAAGATATCATAAAACCATCCTCTCCAACACCAAATCACCTCAGAATTTTCAAGCTCTCCCTCCTAGACCAGTTATCTCCTGCAGCTTATGGATCTATGCTTCTGGTTTACTCCATAAATAAACCTTCCACTGCTATTGATAAATCTCAGCTTCTGAAGAGATCATTATCCGAGACCCTGACTCGATTCTACCCTTTAGCGGGTAAAATCAAAGACAATTCCGCCGTTGAATGCAACGATGATGGAGCTGTTTATCTTGAAGCACAAGTTGATTGCCTTCTCTCCAAGCTCCTTGAAAAACCTGACGATCATCAGGTTATAAGAAATCTGATTCCCGCAGAGCACATCCAATCCTTATCAGAAACACAAGCTGGTTGTTTGTTACTTGTTCAAGCCACTTTTTTTGCCTGTGGTGGGTTGGCGATTGGTGTTTGCATTTCACACAAATTAGCAGATGCAAGAACAGTATGCACCTTCATCCAAGGCTGGGCAGCCGCAGCTCTCGGGACCGACCATGAAGCTGTCCGGCCAAAATTCAACGTATCATCGATCTTTCCACCGCAGAATTTGCCTTCAGAGTTAGCTGTCAAATTGAACGAAGAGAAGTGTGTCACAAAAAGATATGTCTTTCATGCCTCAGGGATTGCTACTCTGAAGGATAAAGCTGCCAGTGAAAGTGTTCGGCACCCAACTCGAGTTGAAGCTGTGACAGCACTAATTTGGAAGTGTGCCATGAAAGCTTCAAGATCAAACTCAAAACAGCCGAAGATGTCTGTTTTGGCTCAATCTGTTAATATACGGAAAAAGCTGGTGCCTCCTTTGTCTGAATATTCCATAGGAAACCTGATGGGCCATTTTGCTTTACGAGCAACAGAGAATGAGGTAGAATTGGGAACCTTGGTTACTAAGATGAGAAAAGGAATACAGGAGTTCGGTGAGAATTATGTAAAGAAACTTCAAGAAGGTAACGCTTTAAAGGCTGTATTTGAAGCTTTAAAAGAAATGGGGAGCTTGCTTCATGGAGGTAGTACAGAATTCTATATAACAAGTAGCTTGTGTAGGTTTCCATTTTATGGTATTGATTTTGGGTGGGGGAAGCCTGCTTGGGTGGTTCCTCCGAGGGACCCTATCAAGAACATTATTTCACTGATAGATGCTAGAGATGGCAATGGAATTGAGGCCTGGGTGACtttgaaagaagaagatatgGCAATTTTTGAACGAGATCAAGAACTGCTTGCAGTTGCTTCTTTGAATCCTAGTGTCCTCCACATCATCATGCCCATGTCTTGTCTTTAA
- the LOC8278440 gene encoding stemmadenine O-acetyltransferase, translating into MKLEIEVISKEIIKPSSPTPDHLRHYKLSFLDQISPPVYNPLLLFYPTDGRVKSNNAQKYDQLKQSLSQVLTYYYPLAGRIKDNNLVDCNDEGVPFLQAQAIACRLSDAVNNPMPTEFRKLLPFELDEPQEFAFGIQLNIFDCGGICIAFCLSHKIADALSTLVFLKTWAAITRGETDDIVCPEFISATLFPPKNLSGFNPAIGITKENVVTKRFVFRLSSIESLIEKYSTSTTSIENQQQKSPSRIEALSVFIWSRFMAATKVESEPGRVYLMLHAVNLRTRMNPQLPEHSFGNYYRVAITIPSSDTEEESYNLVRRMRDSISKIDKDYVKKLQDGNEHLHFIKERAESFTRGEMATLNFTSLCRFPLYEADFGWSKPIWAGAPSLTFKNLVVFMDTVSGDGIEALTHLKEEDMAKFQEDQELLQFATG; encoded by the coding sequence ATGAAGCTTGAAATTGAAGTAATCTCCAAAGAGATAATCAAACCATCGTCTCCAACCCCAGATCATCTTCGCCATTACAAGCTCTCTTTTCTTGATCAAATCTCTCCTCCTGTCTATAACCCTTTACTTCTCTTCTATCCAACAGACGGTAGAGTTAAATCCAATAATGCCCAGAAATACGACCAGCTTAAGCAATCCTTATCTCAGGTCTTAACCTATTACTATCCGTTAGCTGGCCGTATCAAGGATAATAATCTCGTGGACTGCAACGACGAGGGCGTTCCTTTCTTGCAGGCACAAGCGATTGCCTGCAGACTTTCAGATGCTGTGAATAACCCAATGCCAACTGAATTCAGGAAGTTACTTCCATTTGAATTAGATGAACCTCAAGAATTTGCGTTCGGCATCCAACTCAACATCTTTGATTGCGGTGGTATTTGCATCGCCTTTTGCCTCTCCCACAAGATTGCAGATGCATTATCAACATTAGTTTTTCTCAAAACTTGGGCTGCCATTACTCGTGGAGAAACTGATGATATAGTATGCCCAGAATTCATCTCGGCCACTCTTTTCCCTCCTAAGAATTTATCAGGGTTTAATCCAGCCATTGGTATCACTAAAGAAAATGTTGTCACAAAGAGGTTTGTGTTCAGGCTTTCCTCAATAGAGTCTCTGATAGAGAAATATTCTACAAGTACTACAAGCATAGAGAATCAACAGCAGAAATCACCGTCACGAATTGAGGCGTTATCAGTTTTCATATGGAGTCGCTTCATGGCTGCTACCAAAGTGGAGTCAGAGCCTGGTAGGGTATACCTGATGCTTCACGCTGTAAACCTGCGTACCAGGATGAATCCGCAATTGCCAGAGCACTCTTTTGGGAACTATTATCGGGTTGCTATAACAATTCCATCTTCAGATACTGAGGAAGAAAGTTATAACCTTGTCAGACGGATGAGAGATTCAATAAGTAAAATTGATAAAGACTATGTGAAGAAACTCCAAGACGGGAATGAACACTTGCATTTCATCAAAGAGAGAGCTGAAAGTTTCACTAGAGGTGAAATGGCTACTCTTAACTTTACCAGTTTGTGCAGGTTCCCTTTATATGAAGCTGATTTTGGGTGGAGTAAACCTATATGGGCAGGTGCCCCTAGCCTAACTTTCAAGAATCTAGTTGTTTTCATGGACACAGTTTCTGGAGATGGAATAGAAGCACTGACACATCTAAAAGAGGAAGACATGGCCAAATTCCAAGAGGATCAAGAGTTGCTTCAGTTTGCTACAGGCTAA
- the LOC125370530 gene encoding stemmadenine O-acetyltransferase-like — translation MDEVKVISKELIKPSSPTPHLLRHYQLSFLDQIAVPVFMPLVLFYPKETNNITNQERCNHAKKSLSKALTQFYPLAGRVKHNMYIDCNDEGAYFVEAEAKCTLSHILQHPDPNDLNKFLPLELDDVNDLASVFQVTLFQCGGLAISFGMSHKVGDSLSFFMFLNSWAAIARGDSTTINTVPCFQSSLLFPPKDLSGFQPRTGIVKDTIVAKRFVFDASTISALRAMYTDDGDNNKYPRRPTRVEALSAFIWSRFMASVEANKVHDSDKIYTLLHAINLRPRMDPPLQELYFGNISRIAVAIASMEDIDNICGPKDICGGTKEDFKNHGTVKKMRDAIRNVNVEYVKKLQESDGHLSFMKGRAEQVMKGEVVSFSFTSLCRFPIYEADFGWGKPVWVGSARLTFKNLVVFLDTKEGDGIEAWINLKVEDMVKFEADKEFLAHVSPFSNVKI, via the exons ATGGATGAAGTAAAGGTTATCTCCAAGGAGCTAATCAAGCCGTCTTCACCCACACCTCACCTTCTTCGCCATTACCAACTCTCCTTTCTTGATCAAATTGCAGTTCCAGTTTTCATGCCCTTAGTCCTCTTCTATCCTAAAGAAACCAATAATATCACCAATCAAGAGAGATGCAACCATGCCAAGAAATCTTTGTCTAAAGCCTTAACCCAATTCTATCCTCTAGCAGGAAGAGTCAAACATAACATGTACATAGATTGTAATGATGAGGGTGCCTATTTTGTCGAAGCTGAAGCTAAATGCACTCTCTCACATATTCTCCAACACCCAGATCCTAATGACTTAAACAAGTTTCTTCCACTTGAGCTTGATGATGTTAATGATTTAGCTTCTGTTTTTCAGGTCACCCTCTTCCAGTGTGGTGGTTTGGCTATTAGTTTTGGCATGTCTCATAAGGTTGGAGACTCCTTGTCCTTCTTTATGTTCCTCAACAGTTGGGCTGCCATTGCGCGTGGAGACAGCACTACGATTAATACTGTCCCTTGCTTTCAATCTTCCTTGCTCTTTCCACCAAAAGACCTTTCTGGGTTCCAGCCAAGAACTGGGATAGTTAAGGATACCATTGTAGCAAAAAGGTTTGTGTTTGATGCTTCCACTATATCAGCTCTTAGAGCTATGTATACTGATGACGGTGACAATAACAAGTACCCAAGACGTCCGACTCGAGTTGAGGCCTTGTCAGCTTTCATATGGAGCAGGTTTATGGCTAGCGTTGAAGCTAATAAAGTACATGATAGTGATAAAATCTATACGTTGCTTCATGCTATAAACCTGCGGCCAAGAATGGACCCGCCATTACAGGAGCTATATTTTGGGAATATTAGCAGGATAGCAGTAGCAATTGCTAGCATGGAAGATATTGATAATATCTGTGGGCCTAAAGATATTTGCGGAG GTACTAAGGAGGATTTTAAGAATCATGGTACAGTGAAAAAGATGAGGGATGCCATAAGAAATGTGAACGTAGAGTATGTGAAGAAGCTTCAAGAAAGTGATGGGCACTTGAGTTTTATGAAAGGGAGAGCTGAGCAAGTAATGAAAGGAGAGGTTGTTTCATTTAGCTTCACTAGTTTGTGCAGGTTTCCTATATATGAAGCTGATTTTGGGTGGGGAAAGCCAGTTTGGGTAGGCTCAGCTCGCTTGACTTTCAAGAATTTAGTAGTGTTCTTGGACACTAAAGAAGGAGATGGTATAGAGGCTTGGATTAACTTGAAAGTAGAAGACATGGTTAAATTTGAAGCTGATAAGGAGTTTCTTGCTCATGTTTCTCCTTTCTCTAATGTGAAGAtttga
- the LOC8278439 gene encoding (13S,14R)-1,13-dihydroxy-N-methylcanadine 13-O-acetyltransferase AT1 produces the protein MEVELEFISNELIKPSSPTPNHLRHLRHLQLSFLDQIQIPVWMPLCNQLKKSLSKTLTLFYPFAGRVRNNTHIDCNDEGALFVEAQANCRLLDFLRMLTLATTTTTLFPPKTLSGFELQNWIKKDKIVTKRFVFDASIIAALRANYTYKYGCSLSRNLQKSDDHLNFLKERAIKVEKGEEEDMVKFEVDMELLEHVSSTSNRNHPFEYMEEKDGGIVSRTREAIRNVNADYVKSDGYLNFLKEGTKKKAEGEVITFSFTSLCRFPTDEIDFGWGKPVWERSPPLPLKNLAVFSDAKAGQEIEAWINLKEEDMSKFEIDKELLAHISSTPNENVFVF, from the exons atggagGTTGAATTAGAGTTCATTTCCAACGAGCTAATCAAGCCATCGTCTCCGACACCTAACCATCTTCGCCATCTTCGCCATCTTCAACTCTCCTTTCTTGATCAAATCCAAATCCCAGTTTGGATGCCCTT ATGCAACCAATTAAAGAAATCTCTATCAAAGACTTTAACCTTATTCTATCCTTTTGCTGGTCGTGTTAGGAACAATACCCATATAGATTGTAACGATGAAGGTGCCCTTTTTGTTGAAGCTCAAGCAAACTGTCGACTCTTGGACTTTCTTCGGATGCTAACCCTAGCGACAACAACAA CCACCCTCTTTCCACCCAAAACCCTTTCTGGGTTTGAGCTTCAGAATTGGattaagaaagataaaattgtCACCAAGAGGTTTGTCTTTGATGCTTCCATCATAGCAGCTCTTAGAGCTAACTATACCTATAAGTATGGCTGCAGCCTGTCAAGG AACCTTCAAAAGAGCGATGACCACTTGAACTTCCTCAAGGAGAGGGCGATAAAGGTGGAAAAAGGAGAG GAAGAAGACATGGTTAAGTTTGAGGTAGACATGGAGCTTCTTGAACATGTTTCTTCTACTTCAAATAGGAATCATCCATTT GAATACATGGAAGAGAAAGATGGTGGAATTGTGAGTCGGACGAGAGAGGCTATAAGAAATGTGAACGCAGACTATGTGAAGAGCGATGgctatttaaattttctcaAGGAGGGAACTAAGAAAAAGGCTGAAGGAGAGGTGATTACTTTTAGCTTCACTAGTTTGTGCAGGTTTCCGACAGATGAAATTGATTTCGGGTGGGGCAAGCCTGTGTGGGAACGTTCACCTCCTTTGCCTTTGAAGAATCTAGCTGTTTTCTCGGATGCTAAAGCAGGGCAGGAGATAGAGGCATGGATTAACCTGAAGGAGGAAGACATGTCTAAGTTTGAGATTGACAAGGAGCTCCTTGCACATATTTCTTCAACTCCAAATGAAAACGTATTTGTGTTTTAG
- the LOC112534092 gene encoding stemmadenine O-acetyltransferase: protein MGVEVEFISQELIKPSSPTPDHLRHFQLSFLDQIQVPVWMLFVLFYSKEPNTSNLARCNQLKKSLSKTLTIFYPLAGRVNNNTSIHCNDEGVLFVEAQANCQLSDILRNANPSDNNKLIPLPLDDGKGLAAFLQVTFFTCGGLAISLAMSHKLGDALSKLIFLNCWAAITRGDTDPNIIGVSPSGSATLFPPKILSGFDAGAAIVKDNIVTKRFVFDSSTVSGLRAKYKHKNGCSVSRVEALAAFIWSRFMAATQADRTDNKLYMVLHAVNLRPRMEPPLSNLYFGNITRIATTMADMNAKDDECYGIVSRMNNAIRSVNADFVKSLQKSDGHLNFLKEEAGKITKGELIHFAFTSLCKFPVYEIDFGWGKPVWVGSACLVFKNLALFFDTKEGNGIEAWINLKEEDMAKFELDEELRAHITSTPNGNSNTKSRL from the coding sequence aTGGGGGTTGAAGTAGAGTTCATTTCCCAAGAGCTAATCAAGCCATCGTCTCCTACACCTGACCATCTTCGCCATTTTCAGCTCTCCTTTCTTGATCAAATCCAAGTCCCAGTTTGGATGCTTTTTGTCTTATTTTACTCTAAAGAACCTAACACTAGCAACTTAGCAAGATGCAACCAATTAAAGAAATCCCTATCAAAGACTTTAACCATATTCTATCCACTTGCTGGACGTGTAAATAACAACACCTCTATCCATTGTAACGATGAAGGTGTCCTCTTTGTTGAAGCTCAAGCAAATTGTCAACTCTCAGACATTCTTCGGAACGCTAACCCTAGCGACAACAACAAGCTCATTCCTCTTCCACTTGATGATGGCAAAGGTTTGGCAGCTTTTCTCCAAGTTACTTTCTTTACCTGTGGTGGTTTAGCCATTTCTCTTGCTATGTCCCATAAGCTCGGTGATGCCTTGTCAAAGTTGATATTCCTCAACTGTTGGGCTGCCATCACTCGAGGAGATACTGATCCTAATATCATCGGTGTCTCTCCTTCCGGTTCAGCCACCCTCTTTCCACCCAAAATCCTTTCTGGGTTTGACGCTGGGGCTGCCATTGTGAAAGATAACATTGTCACAAAAAGGTTTGTCTTTGATTCTTCCACCGTATCAGGACTTCGAGCTAAATATAAGCATAAGAATGGCTGCAGCGTGTCCAGAGTGGAGGCTTTGGCTGCTTTCATATGGAGCCGCTTCATGGCTGCCACCCAGGCAGATAGAACTGATAATAAGCTCTACATGGTGCTTCATGCGGTGAACTTGCGGCCAAGAATGGAACCGCCTCTCTCAAATCTGTATTTTGGTAATATCACCAGAATAGCCACCACAATGGCTGACATGAATGCGAAAGATGACGAGTGTTATGGAATTGTGAGCCGGATGAACAATGCCATAAGAAGTGTGAACGCAGACTTTGTGAAAAGCCTTCAAAAGAGCGATGGCCACTTGAATTTCCTCAAGGAGGAGGCAGGGAAAATAACCAAAGGAGAGCTGATTCACTTTGCCTTCACTAGCTTGTGCAAATTTCCTGTATATGAAATTGATTTCGGATGGGGAAAACCTGTGTGGGTAGGTTCAGCTTGCTTGGTTTTCAAGAATTTAGCTCTTTTCTTTGACACTAAAGAAGGGAACGGGATTGAAGCATGGATTAACTTGAAGGAAGAAGACATGGCTAAATTTGAGCTGGATGAGGAGCTTCGTGCACATATTACTTCGACTCCGAATGGCAATTCCAATACTAAATCAAGGTTATGA
- the LOC8278434 gene encoding serine/threonine protein phosphatase 2A 57 kDa regulatory subunit B' theta isoform isoform X1 yields MIKQILGRLPRKPSKSSENRELGSSSAPSSTSTSSRNSDIVSNRPVSLNDTSPPGSDSTPHLGYAHGSKPIQAVNSKLNGNSVIASYEALPGFRDVPSSEKQNLFIRKLSLCCVLFDFTDPTKNLKEKDIKRQTLVELVDYVTSANGKITETVMQEAIKMVSSNLFRPLTAQPRENKVLEAFDLEEEEPLMDPAWPHLQIVYEFFLRFVASPETDAKLAKRYIDHSFVLKLLDLFDSEDPREREYLKTILHRIYGKFMVHRPFIRKAINNIFLRFIFETEKHNGIAELLEVLGSIINGFALPLKEEHKLFLIRALIPLHKPKCLAMYHQQLLYCITQFVEKDCKLADTVIRGLLKYWPITNSSKEVMFLGELEEILEATQPAEFQRCMVPLFHQIARCLSSSHFQVAERALYMWNNDHIENLIRHNRKVILPIIFPALEKNGRNHWNQVVQSLTLNVRKIFADIDPELFEECLRKFQEDEAKAEDIKLKHEATWKRLEEIAATKVASSEAVLVPRTIPTLTSSG; encoded by the exons ATGATCAAACAAATACTTGGTAGGCTTCCGCGGAAGCCATCTAAATCATCTGAGAATCGTGAACTTGGCAGTTCTTCTGCTCCTTCAAGTACTTCCACTAGTTCTAGAAACAGTGATATTGTGAGTAATAGGCCTGTAAGTTTAAACGATACATCTCCTCCGGGCTCTGATTCTACTCCACATTTAGGTTATGCTCATGGAAGTAAGCCTATCCAGGCAGTCAATTCCAAATTGAATGGCAATTCAGTAATTGCTTCTTACGAGGCATTGCCAGGATTTAGGGATGTCCCCAGCTCTGAGAAGCAGAATTTGTTTATTAGAAAGCTGAGCTTGTGCTGTGTGCTGTTTGACTTCACTGATCCAACtaagaatttgaaagaaaaggacATCAAGCGGCAAACATTGGTTGAGCTTGTAGATTATGTTACCTCTGCAAATGGGAAAATAACAGAAACTGTCATGCAAGAAGCTATAAAGATGGTATCTTCGAATTTGTTTAGGCCACTTACTGCACAACCCCGTGAGAATAAAGTTTTAGAAGCCTTTGATTTGGAAGAGGAGGAACCCTTAATGGACCCTGCATGGCCTCACTTGCAAATTGTGTATGAATTCTTTCTGAGATTTGTTGCATCTCCCGAGACAGATGCGAAGTTGGCCAAGAGGTACATTGATCACTCTTTTGTTCTCAAGTTGTTAGATCTCTTTGACTCTGAAGATCCAAGGGAAAGGGAGTATCTAAAGACAATTCTACATCGTATCTATGGAAAATTTATGGTGCATCGCCCATTTATTAGGAAGGCTATCAACAACATCTTCTTGCGGTTTATTTTCGAAACAGAGAAACACAATGGGATTGCAGAGCTTTTAGAAGTTTTAGGGAGTATTATCAATGGGTTTGCTTTGCCGCTGAAAGAAGAACATAAATTGTTCCTCATTCGGGCACTAATCCCCCTTCACAAACCAAAGTGCTTAGCTATGTACCATCAGCAATTATTGTACTGCATTACACAGTTTGTGGAGAAGGACTGCAAGCTTGCAGATACTGTTATAAGGGGTTTATTAAAGTACTGGCCAATTACTAATAGTTCTAAGGAGGTGATGTTCCTGGGTGAGCTCGAAGAAATCTTAGAAGCAACCCAGCCAGCAGAATTTCAAAGATGTATGGTACCCCTGTTTCATCAAATAGCTCGTTGCTTGAGCAGTTCACACTTCCAG GTGGCAGAAAGGGCTTTGTACATGTGGAACAATGATCATATTGAGAACTTAATCAGACACAACCGGAAAGTTATACTGCCTATTATTTTTCCTGCCTTGGAGAAGAATGGACGTAATCACTGGAATCAGGTTGTCCAGAGCTTAACTCTTAATGTCCGCAAAATCTTTGCTGATATTGATCCTGAGCTGTTTGAAGAGTGCTTAAGGAAGTTTcaagaagatgaagcaaaggCCGAGGATATAAAGTTGAAACACGAAGCCACATGGAAGCGCTTAGAAGAGATTGCAGCAACAAAAGTTGCAAGTAGCGAAGCAGTGCTTGTTCCTCGCACTATACCTACCTTAACATCTTCAGGATAG
- the LOC8278434 gene encoding serine/threonine protein phosphatase 2A 59 kDa regulatory subunit B' eta isoform isoform X2: MIKQILGRLPRKPSKSSENRELGSSSAPSSTSTSSRNSDIVSNRPVSLNDTSPPGSDSTPHLGYAHGSKPIQAVNSKLNGNSVIASYEALPGFRDVPSSEKQNLFIRKLSLCCVLFDFTDPTKNLKEKDIKRQTLVELVDYVTSANGKITETVMQEAIKMVSSNLFRPLTAQPRENKVLEAFDLEEEEPLMDPAWPHLQIVYEFFLRFVASPETDAKLAKRYIDHSFVLKLLDLFDSEDPREREYLKTILHRIYGKFMVHRPFIRKAINNIFLRFIFETEKHNGIAELLEVLGSIINGFALPLKEEHKLFLIRALIPLHKPKCLAMYHQQLLYCITQFVEKDCKLADTVIRGLLKYWPITNSSKEVMFLGELEEILEATQPAEFQRCMVPLFHQIARCLSSSHFQMCAESLWNTMDQVCLGGDPLPLKVEMWVFIQFGMWQKGLCTCGTMIILRT, translated from the exons ATGATCAAACAAATACTTGGTAGGCTTCCGCGGAAGCCATCTAAATCATCTGAGAATCGTGAACTTGGCAGTTCTTCTGCTCCTTCAAGTACTTCCACTAGTTCTAGAAACAGTGATATTGTGAGTAATAGGCCTGTAAGTTTAAACGATACATCTCCTCCGGGCTCTGATTCTACTCCACATTTAGGTTATGCTCATGGAAGTAAGCCTATCCAGGCAGTCAATTCCAAATTGAATGGCAATTCAGTAATTGCTTCTTACGAGGCATTGCCAGGATTTAGGGATGTCCCCAGCTCTGAGAAGCAGAATTTGTTTATTAGAAAGCTGAGCTTGTGCTGTGTGCTGTTTGACTTCACTGATCCAACtaagaatttgaaagaaaaggacATCAAGCGGCAAACATTGGTTGAGCTTGTAGATTATGTTACCTCTGCAAATGGGAAAATAACAGAAACTGTCATGCAAGAAGCTATAAAGATGGTATCTTCGAATTTGTTTAGGCCACTTACTGCACAACCCCGTGAGAATAAAGTTTTAGAAGCCTTTGATTTGGAAGAGGAGGAACCCTTAATGGACCCTGCATGGCCTCACTTGCAAATTGTGTATGAATTCTTTCTGAGATTTGTTGCATCTCCCGAGACAGATGCGAAGTTGGCCAAGAGGTACATTGATCACTCTTTTGTTCTCAAGTTGTTAGATCTCTTTGACTCTGAAGATCCAAGGGAAAGGGAGTATCTAAAGACAATTCTACATCGTATCTATGGAAAATTTATGGTGCATCGCCCATTTATTAGGAAGGCTATCAACAACATCTTCTTGCGGTTTATTTTCGAAACAGAGAAACACAATGGGATTGCAGAGCTTTTAGAAGTTTTAGGGAGTATTATCAATGGGTTTGCTTTGCCGCTGAAAGAAGAACATAAATTGTTCCTCATTCGGGCACTAATCCCCCTTCACAAACCAAAGTGCTTAGCTATGTACCATCAGCAATTATTGTACTGCATTACACAGTTTGTGGAGAAGGACTGCAAGCTTGCAGATACTGTTATAAGGGGTTTATTAAAGTACTGGCCAATTACTAATAGTTCTAAGGAGGTGATGTTCCTGGGTGAGCTCGAAGAAATCTTAGAAGCAACCCAGCCAGCAGAATTTCAAAGATGTATGGTACCCCTGTTTCATCAAATAGCTCGTTGCTTGAGCAGTTCACACTTCCAG ATGTGTGCTGAATCATTATGGAATACAATGGATCAAGTCTGTCTAGGAGGTGATCCTCTTCCTCTGAAGGTAGAAATGTGGGTCTTCATACAATTTGGCAT GTGGCAGAAAGGGCTTTGTACATGTGGAACAATGATCATATTGAGAACTTAA
- the LOC8278434 gene encoding serine/threonine protein phosphatase 2A 59 kDa regulatory subunit B' eta isoform isoform X3 — translation MIKQILGRLPRKPSKSSENRELGSSSAPSSTSTSSRNSDIVSNRPVSLNDTSPPGSDSTPHLGYAHGSKPIQAVNSKLNGNSVIASYEALPGFRDVPSSEKQNLFIRKLSLCCVLFDFTDPTKNLKEKDIKRQTLVELVDYVTSANGKITETVMQEAIKMVSSNLFRPLTAQPRENKVLEAFDLEEEEPLMDPAWPHLQIVYEFFLRFVASPETDAKLAKRYIDHSFVLKLLDLFDSEDPREREYLKTILHRIYGKFMVHRPFIRKAINNIFLRFIFETEKHNGIAELLEVLGSIINGFALPLKEEHKLFLIRALIPLHKPKCLAMYHQQLLYCITQFVEKDCKLADTVIRGLLKYWPITNSSKEVMFLGELEEILEATQPAEFQRCMVPLFHQIARCLSSSHFQMCAESLWNTMDQVCLGGDPLPLKVEMWVFIQFGM, via the exons ATGATCAAACAAATACTTGGTAGGCTTCCGCGGAAGCCATCTAAATCATCTGAGAATCGTGAACTTGGCAGTTCTTCTGCTCCTTCAAGTACTTCCACTAGTTCTAGAAACAGTGATATTGTGAGTAATAGGCCTGTAAGTTTAAACGATACATCTCCTCCGGGCTCTGATTCTACTCCACATTTAGGTTATGCTCATGGAAGTAAGCCTATCCAGGCAGTCAATTCCAAATTGAATGGCAATTCAGTAATTGCTTCTTACGAGGCATTGCCAGGATTTAGGGATGTCCCCAGCTCTGAGAAGCAGAATTTGTTTATTAGAAAGCTGAGCTTGTGCTGTGTGCTGTTTGACTTCACTGATCCAACtaagaatttgaaagaaaaggacATCAAGCGGCAAACATTGGTTGAGCTTGTAGATTATGTTACCTCTGCAAATGGGAAAATAACAGAAACTGTCATGCAAGAAGCTATAAAGATGGTATCTTCGAATTTGTTTAGGCCACTTACTGCACAACCCCGTGAGAATAAAGTTTTAGAAGCCTTTGATTTGGAAGAGGAGGAACCCTTAATGGACCCTGCATGGCCTCACTTGCAAATTGTGTATGAATTCTTTCTGAGATTTGTTGCATCTCCCGAGACAGATGCGAAGTTGGCCAAGAGGTACATTGATCACTCTTTTGTTCTCAAGTTGTTAGATCTCTTTGACTCTGAAGATCCAAGGGAAAGGGAGTATCTAAAGACAATTCTACATCGTATCTATGGAAAATTTATGGTGCATCGCCCATTTATTAGGAAGGCTATCAACAACATCTTCTTGCGGTTTATTTTCGAAACAGAGAAACACAATGGGATTGCAGAGCTTTTAGAAGTTTTAGGGAGTATTATCAATGGGTTTGCTTTGCCGCTGAAAGAAGAACATAAATTGTTCCTCATTCGGGCACTAATCCCCCTTCACAAACCAAAGTGCTTAGCTATGTACCATCAGCAATTATTGTACTGCATTACACAGTTTGTGGAGAAGGACTGCAAGCTTGCAGATACTGTTATAAGGGGTTTATTAAAGTACTGGCCAATTACTAATAGTTCTAAGGAGGTGATGTTCCTGGGTGAGCTCGAAGAAATCTTAGAAGCAACCCAGCCAGCAGAATTTCAAAGATGTATGGTACCCCTGTTTCATCAAATAGCTCGTTGCTTGAGCAGTTCACACTTCCAG ATGTGTGCTGAATCATTATGGAATACAATGGATCAAGTCTGTCTAGGAGGTGATCCTCTTCCTCTGAAGGTAGAAATGTGGGTCTTCATACAATTTGGCATGTAA